In Candidatus Zixiibacteriota bacterium, one genomic interval encodes:
- a CDS encoding DUF4153 domain-containing protein — translation MSIVSRFPSYRHVVTSAVAALVRFPFAMLSATFGTVVMIMLIERQGDSSEHLLVRLAWTAALGLPLFISLATLAERLFTRKMQRLMVQSLGLVALVAFYLSLPANPYSPEMYVLRCVVLFVALHALVAFVPYLGGAQVQGFWQYNKSLFLRLLVAALYSGVLFVGLAIALAAMDYLFGVDIPEERYPQLWILLAGVFNTWFFLAGVPDNLTSLNADSSYPKGLKVFTQFVLLPLVGLYFIILISYEIKIVVEWELPKGWVSQLVLWYAVVGIFSMLLLHPLREMSENKWIKTFVTWFFRTIIPLIVLLFFAIIVRIDDYGVTEPRYFVLALAVGLSAVTACFVLSKRADIRVVPIVLFIIAILSAYGPWSAFAVSERSQQGRLETILERNNLLSDGHIAPASGDISFQDRQDISSILTYLNSTHGFDAIAGYLSDSMRVSIDTLAEGSRPMEIARLIGFEYVHTWYPEREGAYFAFNNSEWGSLDIRGYDYMIRVQGVPGGGPQSAYGFGADSMFIALDTLTTTLRFSLTRDDADSARIGYLPLADTIVGLRTQPSRGWRTNTEDMSFAVSAIDFDGRFVLYNLAGDYVDERIRINALSGTLLVKKK, via the coding sequence ATGAGTATCGTCAGTCGATTCCCATCCTATCGGCATGTGGTCACCAGTGCCGTCGCGGCACTCGTTCGATTTCCATTCGCAATGCTGAGCGCCACTTTCGGCACGGTCGTGATGATCATGCTGATCGAACGGCAGGGCGACAGTTCGGAGCACCTGTTGGTTCGCCTGGCGTGGACCGCGGCGTTGGGCCTGCCGCTGTTTATCTCTTTGGCGACCCTTGCCGAAAGACTGTTTACCCGAAAAATGCAGCGGCTGATGGTTCAGTCTCTCGGTCTCGTCGCGCTGGTCGCGTTTTACCTGAGTCTGCCGGCAAATCCGTACAGTCCCGAGATGTATGTTCTTCGTTGCGTGGTGCTGTTCGTTGCATTGCACGCGCTGGTTGCTTTTGTCCCGTACCTCGGCGGCGCCCAGGTACAGGGTTTCTGGCAGTACAACAAATCGCTGTTCCTGCGCCTGCTGGTCGCGGCTCTCTATTCGGGTGTGCTTTTCGTCGGACTCGCGATCGCCCTTGCGGCCATGGATTACCTCTTCGGCGTCGATATCCCCGAGGAACGCTATCCGCAGTTGTGGATCCTGCTTGCGGGCGTCTTCAATACCTGGTTCTTTCTTGCCGGCGTACCGGACAATCTAACGTCGCTCAACGCGGATTCGTCGTATCCGAAAGGACTCAAGGTTTTCACGCAGTTTGTGCTGCTGCCGCTGGTCGGCCTCTACTTCATCATTCTGATTTCCTACGAAATCAAGATCGTCGTCGAGTGGGAACTTCCCAAGGGCTGGGTCTCGCAACTCGTGCTCTGGTATGCAGTGGTGGGAATATTCTCGATGCTGCTGTTGCACCCGCTTCGGGAAATGAGTGAAAACAAATGGATCAAGACCTTTGTGACGTGGTTCTTTCGCACGATCATTCCTCTTATCGTGCTCCTGTTTTTTGCGATTATCGTGCGGATCGATGACTACGGCGTCACCGAACCCCGCTATTTCGTCCTGGCGCTGGCGGTAGGACTCTCGGCCGTGACCGCCTGCTTCGTGCTGAGCAAACGGGCCGACATCCGCGTCGTGCCGATCGTCCTGTTTATCATTGCGATTCTCTCGGCCTACGGGCCGTGGTCCGCCTTTGCTGTCTCCGAGCGGAGCCAGCAGGGGCGGCTCGAGACTATTCTTGAACGGAATAATCTGTTGAGCGACGGTCACATCGCGCCGGCATCGGGCGATATATCATTCCAGGACCGTCAGGACATCAGCAGTATCCTTACGTACCTGAACTCCACCCACGGCTTCGACGCAATCGCCGGGTACCTCTCCGACAGCATGCGTGTTTCGATTGACACCCTTGCCGAGGGCAGTCGGCCGATGGAGATAGCGCGTCTGATCGGATTCGAGTACGTGCATACGTGGTATCCGGAGCGCGAAGGAGCGTATTTCGCGTTTAACAATTCCGAATGGGGCAGCCTCGACATTCGCGGTTACGATTATATGATTCGTGTGCAGGGAGTTCCCGGCGGCGGACCGCAATCCGCGTACGGTTTCGGCGCCGACAGCATGTTCATCGCTCTCGATACGTTAACGACCACGCTCCGGTTCTCGCTGACACGCGACGACGCCGACAGCGCGCGTATCGGTTACCTGCCGCTTGCCGACACAATCGTCGGACTGCGAACCCAACCGTCACGCGGCTGGAGGACCAACACCGAGGACATGAGCTTCGCCGTGTCTGCGATCGATTTTGATGGCCGTTTCGTGCTTTATAATCTCGCCGGTGATTATGTTGATGAACGTATCCGGATAAACGCGCTGAGCGGCACGTTGCTGGTGAAAAAGAAGTAG
- a CDS encoding serine hydrolase, whose amino-acid sequence MFAYRFPTTGRLVGAGLIALSLLLSISVPAQSLEQKFDAYCRAASEINRFHGAVLVAKDGKIIFENGYGWASRQFDIPNTAETKFLIGSITKNFTAAAILQLEEEGKLRVEDPIAKYITELPAEIGNKVTIHHLLTHTGGIHSFTDLPDVMARRTIAMSSDEIIGTFKDLPLDFEPGTQWKYSNSGYYLLGVIIERAGGQTYEQYLQEHILTPAGMANTGYAHTERIRPGMANGYTINPDGELINAVVIDMSLPYSAGALYSTVGDLYKWDRILYTDQIIGEKSRQKMFTAVRDDYGYGWMITTLYDRPMIMHTGGIDGFSSIIQRFVEDDACIVVLTNTDEGVAGRVAGALAAILFDKPYDVPVRKQAIASDVDAWPDYAGVYLIDSGQYRVVTIEDGKLFSERTGSGKIEIFPEATDKFFFEHDNSVTLTFVRDGQGRVIEHVIHQQGEDSRATRLPAEEAATIMAEMFPVEAAVDAAIFADYVGEYELAPGFILTVRTRDNRLFAQATGQGEIEIFSRAKDEYFLKVVDAQISFVRDESGVVQSLVLHQGGRDMPAKKVVK is encoded by the coding sequence ATGTTCGCGTATCGCTTTCCCACGACCGGCCGGCTGGTCGGAGCCGGACTGATTGCTCTATCGCTGCTGCTGTCGATCTCGGTCCCGGCCCAATCGCTGGAGCAGAAATTCGACGCATACTGCAGGGCCGCCAGCGAGATCAACCGTTTCCACGGCGCCGTGCTGGTGGCGAAAGACGGCAAGATCATTTTCGAGAACGGCTACGGTTGGGCATCGCGGCAGTTTGACATACCCAACACCGCCGAAACCAAGTTCCTGATCGGGTCGATCACGAAGAACTTCACCGCAGCGGCGATTCTTCAGCTCGAAGAGGAAGGGAAACTTCGGGTCGAGGATCCAATCGCGAAGTACATCACCGAGCTTCCCGCCGAAATCGGCAACAAAGTCACGATCCACCATCTGCTCACGCACACGGGAGGCATTCACAGTTTCACCGACCTGCCGGATGTGATGGCGCGTCGGACAATCGCGATGAGCAGCGATGAAATAATCGGCACGTTCAAGGACCTCCCACTTGACTTCGAGCCGGGCACGCAGTGGAAATACAGCAACTCCGGGTATTACCTTCTCGGCGTTATTATCGAGCGGGCAGGCGGGCAGACCTACGAGCAGTATCTGCAGGAGCACATCCTGACCCCGGCCGGGATGGCCAATACGGGGTACGCGCACACCGAGCGCATCAGGCCGGGAATGGCGAACGGATACACGATCAATCCCGACGGCGAACTGATCAACGCCGTGGTCATTGACATGTCACTGCCCTATTCGGCGGGTGCCCTGTACTCTACGGTCGGCGATCTGTACAAGTGGGACCGCATCCTCTACACCGACCAGATTATCGGCGAGAAGTCGCGGCAGAAAATGTTCACGGCGGTGCGCGACGACTACGGTTACGGGTGGATGATCACCACACTCTATGACCGGCCGATGATCATGCATACGGGCGGGATCGACGGCTTCAGTTCGATCATCCAGCGATTCGTTGAGGACGACGCGTGTATCGTCGTCTTGACCAATACCGATGAAGGGGTTGCCGGACGAGTGGCCGGCGCACTGGCGGCGATTCTGTTCGACAAACCGTATGACGTCCCGGTACGCAAACAAGCTATAGCATCGGACGTCGATGCGTGGCCCGACTATGCCGGCGTGTACCTGATCGACAGCGGACAATACCGGGTGGTGACGATCGAGGACGGAAAGCTGTTTTCGGAGCGTACCGGCTCCGGAAAAATCGAGATATTTCCCGAAGCGACCGACAAGTTCTTCTTCGAACACGACAATAGCGTTACACTGACCTTCGTACGCGACGGCCAAGGGCGGGTGATCGAACACGTCATTCACCAGCAGGGGGAGGACAGTCGTGCGACCAGACTTCCCGCCGAGGAAGCAGCAACGATAATGGCGGAGATGTTTCCGGTCGAGGCGGCGGTTGATGCCGCTATATTCGCCGATTACGTCGGGGAGTACGAGCTGGCGCCGGGCTTCATCCTGACGGTTCGCACGCGAGACAACCGGTTGTTCGCGCAGGCAACCGGACAGGGAGAGATTGAAATCTTCTCCCGCGCGAAAGACGAGTACTTCCTGAAAGTGGTTGATGCGCAGATCTCGTTTGTGCGTGACGAGTCTGGCGTCGTGCAGTCGCTCGTGCTGCACCAGGGCGGCCGCGACATGCCCGCGAAGAAAGTAGTGAAGTAG
- the uvrA gene encoding excinuclease ABC subunit UvrA encodes MARRTRSRDGQDFLHIKGAREHNLKNIDVRIPRDTLTVITGLSGSGKSSLAFDTIYAEGQRRYVESLSAYARQFLGLMEKPDVDFIEGLSPAISIEQKGTAKNPRSTVGTVTEIYDYLRLLFARVGVQHCLKCGQPITQQTVEQIVDSVLSFEEGSRLMVLAPLVRGKKGEHKEIIEEARREGFVRLRINGELIESDSEIALDKKKKHTIEAVVDRLVVKATSKRRLADSVETALKMGQGTVLINIKNDDLLYSEKYACLDCNISYEELSPRLFSFNSPHGACKACDGLGQTMEIDPGLVVPDKSLSISDGAIRPWGGADMSNWYRYMLRGLAGHYGFKLSTPFHKLSDKIQQAVLYGTGKEEVTFEYEHTSGKGRGSGVYNAPFEGVIPHLARRYKQTESSGVRQWIENYMAIRDCPVCKGARLRPEALAVVIDRETIDSVSSMSIRRASEFFRNITLNSRQQTIARQILKEIRERLDFLTNVGLDYLTLHRAASTLSGGEAQRIRLATQIGSRLVGVLYILDEPSIGLHQRDNQRLLSTLIELRDIGNTVLVVEHDRETIEKADYVIDLGPGAGVHGGLVVAAGTPADIMKCDQSITGQYLSDRRVIAIPKTRREFNGNRITLSGARGNNLKDIEVAVPLGVLVCVTGVSGSGKSTLINETLYRILSRHFFSSRQLPLPYGEIKGLDSIDKVIDIDQSPIGRTPRSNPATYTGVFTHIRDLFASLPESKARGYQPGRFSFNVKGGRCEACEGDGVNKIEMHFLPDVYVTCDVCKGRRYNRETLEVTYKGRSIADVLNMTVEEALSFFENIPRIKNKLLTLMQVGLGYIRLGQQATTLSGGEAQRVKLATELSKVATGKTMYILDEPTTGLHFEDIRLLLGVLNELVDRGNTVLVIEHNLDVIKTADWIIDIGPEGGDDGGRIIAVGTPEDVAKIKGSYTGQFLKNVLKNGR; translated from the coding sequence ATGGCCAGACGTACACGCAGTCGAGACGGACAAGACTTTCTTCACATAAAGGGCGCTCGCGAGCACAACCTCAAAAACATCGACGTGCGCATCCCTCGCGACACGCTGACTGTCATCACGGGTCTGTCCGGGTCAGGCAAAAGCTCTCTGGCGTTCGACACGATTTACGCCGAGGGTCAGCGTCGCTATGTCGAGTCTCTTTCCGCGTATGCCCGCCAGTTTCTGGGGCTGATGGAAAAGCCCGACGTCGATTTTATCGAGGGGCTCTCCCCCGCCATTTCGATCGAACAGAAAGGAACCGCCAAGAACCCGCGTTCGACGGTCGGCACGGTCACGGAAATCTACGACTACCTTCGATTGTTGTTCGCACGCGTAGGCGTACAGCACTGTCTCAAATGCGGTCAGCCGATCACTCAGCAGACGGTGGAACAGATCGTGGATTCGGTGCTGAGTTTCGAGGAGGGCTCGCGGCTCATGGTGCTCGCGCCTTTGGTGCGGGGCAAAAAAGGGGAGCACAAGGAGATCATCGAGGAGGCGCGGCGCGAGGGATTCGTGCGGTTGCGTATCAACGGCGAGCTCATCGAGTCCGACTCCGAGATCGCGCTCGACAAAAAGAAGAAGCACACGATCGAAGCGGTGGTCGACCGCCTGGTGGTGAAAGCGACATCGAAACGCCGACTGGCGGATTCGGTTGAGACGGCGCTGAAGATGGGCCAGGGCACGGTGCTTATCAATATCAAAAACGACGATTTGTTGTACTCCGAGAAGTACGCGTGCCTGGACTGCAACATCAGTTACGAGGAGTTGAGTCCGCGGCTGTTTTCGTTCAACTCGCCGCACGGAGCGTGCAAGGCGTGCGACGGCCTCGGGCAAACGATGGAGATCGATCCGGGACTGGTCGTCCCGGACAAATCGCTGTCCATCTCCGACGGGGCGATTCGGCCGTGGGGCGGCGCCGACATGTCGAACTGGTACCGGTATATGCTCCGCGGTTTGGCCGGTCACTACGGTTTCAAGCTCAGCACACCGTTCCACAAGCTCTCGGACAAGATTCAGCAGGCGGTTCTGTACGGGACGGGCAAGGAAGAGGTGACCTTCGAGTACGAGCATACCAGCGGCAAGGGTCGCGGATCGGGCGTGTACAACGCGCCGTTTGAAGGGGTGATACCGCATTTGGCGCGCCGCTATAAGCAGACTGAATCGTCCGGTGTGCGCCAGTGGATCGAGAACTACATGGCGATCCGCGACTGCCCGGTCTGCAAGGGCGCACGGCTTCGACCGGAGGCGCTGGCGGTGGTGATCGACCGTGAGACGATTGACTCGGTGTCGTCGATGTCAATCAGACGGGCGTCGGAGTTTTTCAGAAACATCACTCTCAACTCGCGGCAGCAAACGATCGCCAGGCAGATCCTCAAGGAGATCCGCGAGCGGCTCGATTTCCTGACGAATGTGGGGCTGGATTATTTGACACTCCACCGGGCGGCATCGACGTTGTCCGGCGGGGAGGCGCAGCGAATCCGGCTGGCGACACAGATCGGCTCGCGCCTGGTGGGCGTATTGTACATACTCGACGAACCGTCGATTGGCCTTCACCAGCGCGACAACCAGCGCCTGCTCTCCACGCTGATCGAACTTCGCGATATCGGCAACACCGTGCTGGTGGTGGAACACGACCGGGAGACAATAGAGAAGGCCGACTACGTCATCGATCTCGGACCGGGAGCGGGTGTTCACGGCGGACTGGTTGTGGCCGCCGGCACCCCCGCGGACATCATGAAATGCGATCAATCGATTACCGGGCAGTACCTGAGCGACCGTCGGGTAATTGCGATTCCGAAAACACGACGCGAATTTAACGGGAACAGGATTACGCTGTCCGGCGCGCGCGGCAACAATCTGAAGGACATAGAAGTTGCGGTTCCGCTGGGCGTCCTGGTGTGTGTGACCGGCGTATCGGGTTCCGGCAAGTCGACATTGATCAACGAGACGCTCTATCGTATCCTGTCGCGGCATTTCTTCTCGAGCCGGCAGCTTCCGCTTCCTTACGGCGAGATAAAGGGACTCGACTCCATCGACAAAGTGATCGATATCGACCAGTCGCCGATCGGCCGGACTCCGCGCTCCAACCCCGCGACCTATACCGGCGTGTTCACGCATATCCGCGACCTGTTTGCATCGCTGCCGGAGTCGAAGGCGCGCGGATATCAGCCGGGGCGGTTCTCGTTCAACGTGAAGGGCGGCCGCTGCGAGGCGTGCGAAGGGGACGGCGTCAACAAGATCGAGATGCACTTTCTGCCCGACGTGTACGTGACGTGCGACGTTTGCAAGGGACGACGCTACAATCGCGAAACCCTGGAAGTCACGTACAAGGGTCGGTCGATTGCCGACGTGCTCAACATGACGGTCGAGGAAGCGCTGAGTTTTTTCGAGAATATCCCGCGCATCAAGAACAAGCTGTTGACGCTCATGCAGGTGGGGCTGGGGTATATTCGGCTGGGCCAACAGGCGACCACCCTGTCGGGCGGCGAGGCCCAGCGCGTGAAGCTGGCGACCGAGCTGTCCAAAGTCGCGACCGGCAAGACCATGTACATACTCGACGAGCCGACAACGGGACTGCATTTCGAGGATATTCGCCTGTTGCTCGGGGTGCTCAATGAGTTGGTCGATCGCGGCAACACGGTGCTGGTGATCGAGCACAATCTCGATGTGATCAAGACAGCGGACTGGATTATCGATATCGGTCCGGAGGGGGGAGACGACGGCGGCCGAATCATCGCCGTCGGGACGCCGGAAGATGTCGCGAAGATCAAGGGCTCCTACACCGGACAGTTCCTCAAAAACGTTCTGAAGAACGGCCGGTAG
- the alr gene encoding alanine racemase, which produces MTSSPLQAIELSRTALAKNICSLKRLAGDRMMAVSVKANAYGHGLPEIVRLMVERPEVDYVAVHSLEEALACRKHGWPRGILVLGPIATNRLGSVIEHDLEPTVFDTSTLTALGRIGAKAGARIRTHLKLETGTNRQGITEREIGRFAAIYKKFRSLQRPVGASMHFANIEDTTSHTYAEQQLGEFKRLVGIMGKAGIKPQLLHTASSAALILFEKTRFDLVRPGISLYGYWPSKETYLSYRLLGGDNEIFEPVLSWRATVTQIKKLPADSFVGYGCTYRTTAPTTLAVLPVGYYDGYPRALSNRAYVLVNGKRAPVRGRICMNLMMVDVTDIKGVRVGSRATLLGRDGSERLSASHLADWGQTIHYEVLSRISGAIERLIVD; this is translated from the coding sequence ATGACGAGTTCCCCTCTTCAGGCGATCGAACTCTCCCGTACGGCGCTGGCCAAAAACATTTGTTCGCTCAAGCGACTGGCGGGTGACCGCATGATGGCGGTATCGGTGAAGGCCAACGCGTACGGTCACGGGCTCCCTGAAATCGTTCGCTTGATGGTTGAGCGGCCCGAGGTCGATTATGTCGCGGTGCACTCGCTCGAAGAAGCGCTCGCGTGTCGAAAGCACGGATGGCCGAGGGGCATCCTTGTGCTCGGTCCGATTGCGACCAACCGTTTGGGCAGCGTGATCGAGCACGATCTGGAACCGACGGTTTTCGATACGTCCACCCTCACGGCACTGGGTCGAATCGGGGCAAAGGCCGGGGCGAGAATCCGTACCCATCTCAAGCTGGAGACCGGAACCAATCGCCAGGGAATCACCGAGCGGGAGATTGGGCGGTTTGCCGCGATCTATAAGAAGTTTCGGAGTCTGCAGCGGCCGGTCGGGGCGAGCATGCATTTCGCCAACATCGAGGATACCACAAGTCACACCTATGCGGAACAGCAACTGGGCGAGTTCAAGCGGCTGGTGGGAATTATGGGCAAGGCGGGAATCAAACCGCAGCTCCTGCATACGGCCAGTTCGGCGGCGCTGATTCTCTTTGAGAAGACGCGGTTCGACCTCGTACGTCCAGGAATCTCCCTGTATGGCTACTGGCCATCCAAAGAGACCTACCTGTCCTACCGCCTGCTCGGCGGGGACAACGAGATATTCGAACCGGTACTGTCATGGCGAGCTACCGTCACGCAGATCAAGAAACTTCCGGCCGACAGCTTCGTCGGGTACGGCTGTACTTATCGGACGACCGCTCCCACCACCCTCGCCGTGCTGCCGGTCGGGTATTATGACGGCTATCCGCGGGCGCTTTCAAATCGGGCCTATGTGCTCGTAAACGGCAAGAGAGCGCCGGTGCGCGGACGGATATGCATGAACCTGATGATGGTAGATGTGACCGATATCAAAGGAGTGCGGGTCGGCAGTCGGGCGACGCTCCTGGGGCGTGATGGTTCTGAGCGGTTGAGTGCAAGTCATCTGGCGGACTGGGGACAGACGATTCACTATGAGGTTCTCAGTCGGATTTCGGGGGCGATCGAGCGTTTGATAGTAGATTAA
- a CDS encoding redox-sensing transcriptional repressor Rex, translated as MGKKRISESTIHRLSLYYRALSLLEKENYETVSSKELAKREKLTPAQVRKDLSFFGTFGTRGLGYPVRELKHQISSILGIDRVWRVALVGVGNIGSALVSYKEFAKQGFQIVKLFDNDQRKIGSNHKGIIISDIANLEKELRDSNIEIVVMAVPATVAQYITDDVIRAGIKAILNFAPVNLKVPDDVYLRHENMSMELEYLSFALVNNHAPKRSK; from the coding sequence ATGGGCAAAAAACGCATATCCGAATCGACTATCCATCGGCTGTCTCTGTACTACCGGGCATTGTCGCTGCTTGAAAAAGAGAACTATGAAACGGTTTCCTCGAAGGAACTGGCCAAGCGCGAGAAGTTGACCCCGGCGCAGGTGCGAAAGGATCTTTCGTTTTTCGGCACGTTTGGTACGAGGGGGCTGGGATACCCGGTACGGGAGCTGAAGCACCAGATTTCATCGATTCTGGGCATCGACCGGGTGTGGCGCGTGGCGCTGGTAGGTGTGGGGAACATTGGTTCGGCGCTGGTGAGCTACAAGGAATTCGCCAAACAGGGCTTCCAGATCGTCAAGTTGTTCGACAACGACCAGCGCAAGATCGGCTCCAATCACAAAGGCATTATCATTTCCGACATTGCGAATCTCGAGAAAGAGCTTCGCGATTCGAACATCGAAATAGTCGTGATGGCGGTGCCGGCGACAGTCGCGCAGTACATCACGGATGACGTGATACGGGCGGGAATCAAGGCAATTCTGAATTTCGCGCCGGTGAATCTGAAGGTGCCGGACGACGTGTACCTTCGGCACGAGAACATGTCGATGGAGTTGGAATATCTGTCGTTTGCGCTGGTGAACAACCACGCGCCAAAACGGTCAAAATAG
- a CDS encoding tetratricopeptide repeat protein: MYKRNLPAVLSALLLLLAVEVTAQQSVDPDSLKQYQLRGRRAIKAGEYEAARDNWTRVLQIAPDNFEALLNLGTTYAGTGRNEQALVYFKRAYEIDSSMAELSNNLGAVYANLGRPDDAFRHYLRAIELDPAQARYYANLGLEYIKGGRPSDALKSLRVADSLQPGVPAVLYATANALASMRAYDSAEVYYTRASDAGGKSAELLYFLGTVQRNRGDAVGADTSFRAALALNPDYKECRQALGLLYLQSGLYDRASEQLEHAVSLDRTFYPGVIALGVSYSMTRRFAEADSLLQSLYAVDTALAFQMLDLIDAETARRRAREEAVKTREK; this comes from the coding sequence ATGTACAAGCGTAATCTCCCGGCGGTCTTATCCGCACTTCTGCTGCTTTTGGCGGTAGAGGTAACGGCTCAGCAATCGGTTGACCCTGATTCGCTCAAGCAGTACCAGCTTCGCGGCCGCCGCGCGATCAAGGCCGGCGAATACGAGGCTGCACGAGACAACTGGACCAGAGTTTTGCAGATAGCCCCGGACAATTTCGAGGCGTTGCTGAACCTCGGTACGACTTACGCCGGCACCGGGCGCAACGAACAGGCGCTGGTCTATTTCAAGCGAGCCTATGAGATCGACTCGTCGATGGCCGAACTGAGCAACAACCTCGGCGCCGTCTACGCCAACCTCGGTCGCCCGGATGACGCGTTCCGCCACTACCTTCGGGCCATCGAGCTTGATCCGGCCCAGGCCCGCTACTACGCCAATCTCGGTCTCGAGTATATCAAGGGGGGCCGCCCGTCGGACGCCTTGAAATCATTGCGCGTCGCCGACAGCCTTCAGCCGGGCGTGCCCGCTGTGCTGTACGCGACCGCCAACGCGCTTGCGTCGATGCGTGCGTACGACAGCGCCGAAGTTTATTACACGCGCGCCTCGGATGCCGGCGGCAAGTCCGCCGAATTACTGTACTTCCTCGGGACCGTCCAGCGAAATCGCGGTGATGCTGTCGGTGCCGACACGAGTTTCCGGGCGGCGCTCGCGCTCAACCCCGACTACAAGGAATGCCGACAGGCGCTTGGGCTTCTGTATCTCCAGAGCGGGTTGTACGACCGGGCCTCAGAACAACTCGAACATGCAGTCAGCCTCGACCGTACGTTTTACCCCGGCGTGATCGCGCTCGGCGTCAGCTACTCGATGACTCGGCGGTTCGCCGAGGCAGATTCGCTGTTGCAATCGTTATACGCTGTCGACACCGCCCTCGCATTTCAAATGCTGGACCTGATCGATGCCGAAACGGCCCGACGCCGCGCCCGGGAAGAGGCGGTGAAGACCAGAGAGAAGTGA
- a CDS encoding M24 family metallopeptidase has protein sequence MMNIEQIQSYLREHDLDGWLMADFHGRNEIAMRMLDIIGMVTRRSFYFIPAEGEPTALVHNIEAARFTHVPGRHIRFSGYAHLESKLHDVLHGVRRVAMEYSPMGRLPYVGLVEAGTVELIRNFGIEIVSSADMVALFTAALSAEQMAMARMAARNVIEIKDRTFEFISRSLRDGASLTEYDVCRFIRGCFEEYDMSTDDGPNCSVDANAGNPHYEPSATASAAIRNGQLILIDLWAKIKHDHGVYGDITWMAYAGSRTEIPRKYVDIFSVVAQARDRAVAYLREHIDTRPVFGYEIDDACRRVIEQAGYGEYFTHRTGHSITTSIHGTGPNIDNLETEDRRRLQKGHLFSIEPGIYLDDCGFRSEIDVLIGHDGIEVVTLPLQTEITALL, from the coding sequence ATGATGAACATCGAACAGATCCAGAGCTATCTCCGTGAGCATGACCTCGACGGTTGGCTCATGGCGGACTTTCACGGCCGGAACGAGATAGCCATGCGCATGCTCGACATCATCGGCATGGTTACCCGCCGATCGTTTTACTTCATTCCGGCCGAGGGGGAACCGACCGCGCTTGTTCACAATATCGAAGCCGCCAGATTCACGCATGTGCCCGGCCGACACATCCGCTTTTCCGGCTACGCCCACCTCGAATCAAAGCTGCACGACGTACTGCACGGCGTCCGGCGGGTCGCCATGGAGTACTCACCGATGGGGAGATTGCCGTATGTCGGACTTGTCGAGGCTGGAACGGTCGAGTTGATCCGCAACTTCGGAATCGAAATCGTGTCGTCGGCCGACATGGTCGCGCTTTTCACCGCCGCACTGTCCGCCGAACAGATGGCGATGGCCCGTATGGCCGCCCGCAACGTGATCGAAATCAAGGACCGGACATTTGAGTTCATTTCCCGGTCGCTGAGAGACGGCGCCTCGCTGACCGAATACGACGTCTGTCGCTTTATTCGTGGATGTTTCGAAGAATACGACATGTCTACCGACGACGGGCCAAACTGCTCGGTCGACGCCAACGCCGGCAATCCGCACTACGAACCATCCGCAACCGCCTCCGCGGCCATCCGCAATGGACAGCTTATCCTGATCGATCTGTGGGCGAAGATCAAACACGATCACGGCGTCTACGGCGACATTACGTGGATGGCCTACGCCGGAAGCAGGACCGAGATACCCCGTAAGTACGTCGATATATTCTCAGTCGTCGCGCAGGCCCGCGACCGGGCCGTCGCGTACCTTCGCGAGCATATCGATACGCGCCCGGTCTTTGGTTATGAGATCGACGACGCCTGCCGGCGGGTGATCGAGCAGGCCGGATACGGCGAGTATTTCACGCATCGCACCGGCCATTCCATCACCACCAGCATTCACGGGACGGGGCCGAATATCGACAACCTGGAAACCGAGGATCGTCGCCGACTACAGAAAGGGCATCTCTTTTCGATCGAACCCGGAATCTACCTCGATGATTGCGGGTTCCGCAGCGAGATCGATGTGCTCATCGGCCACGACGGAATCGAGGTTGTCACCCTGCCGCTGCAAACCGAGATAACGGCGCTGCTGTAA
- a CDS encoding NUDIX hydrolase encodes MFVTDSMIAGMESRYGIPDERTFGIAVTPAEFKRIRDSQIDGRNHDVTLYIRKDDQVVVIAKHIYPPELYRAPSGGLKPGESFEDGIAREVAEETGCRIAITDYVLRTSVAFTLGSDMIFWRSFVFMADFLDGDFRFTDHEEIREVRLAHWPEFSLFGAIMRQTAMGGLHYRASMHEELEGILRERGLFPGA; translated from the coding sequence ATGTTTGTCACCGACAGCATGATAGCCGGGATGGAGAGCCGGTACGGTATCCCGGATGAGCGCACCTTCGGTATCGCCGTCACCCCGGCCGAGTTCAAAAGGATCAGAGACTCGCAAATCGATGGTCGCAACCACGATGTCACGCTGTACATCCGCAAAGACGACCAGGTGGTGGTGATCGCAAAACACATCTATCCGCCGGAGCTGTATCGCGCCCCTTCGGGTGGGCTCAAGCCCGGCGAGAGTTTCGAGGATGGCATAGCGCGCGAAGTAGCCGAGGAAACCGGGTGCCGTATCGCTATAACGGATTACGTGCTGCGAACCTCGGTCGCCTTCACCCTCGGTTCGGACATGATCTTCTGGCGCTCGTTTGTTTTTATGGCTGACTTTCTCGATGGCGACTTCCGATTCACGGATCACGAGGAGATCCGGGAAGTGCGCCTGGCGCACTGGCCGGAGTTCTCCCTCTTCGGCGCCATCATGAGGCAAACCGCAATGGGCGGACTGCATTATCGGGCATCAATGCATGAGGAATTGGAGGGCATCCTCCGGGAGCGGGGCTTGTTTCCCGGCGCGTGA